One Hippoglossus hippoglossus isolate fHipHip1 chromosome 13, fHipHip1.pri, whole genome shotgun sequence genomic window carries:
- the LOC117773430 gene encoding LOW QUALITY PROTEIN: T-box transcription factor TBX2b-like (The sequence of the model RefSeq protein was modified relative to this genomic sequence to represent the inferred CDS: inserted 2 bases in 1 codon; deleted 3 bases in 3 codons) — translation MRDPVFTGTAMAYHPFHAHRATDFPMSAFLAAAQPSFFPALSLPPGALTKPMSDHGLAGAAEAVLHPALSHHQAAHLRSMKSLEPEEEVDDDPKVTLEAKDLWDQFHKLGTEMVITKSGRRMFPPFKVRINGLDKKAKYILLMDIVAADDCRYKFHNSRWMVAGKADPEMPKRMYIHPDSPATGEQWMAKPVAFHKLKLTNNISDKHGFTILNSMHKYQPRFHIVRANDILKLPYSTFRTYVFPETEFVAVTAYQNDKITQLKIDNNPFAKGFRDTGNGRREKRKQLTMPSLRMYEDQCKADREGADSDASSSDPPAGRDTVHSPLGDGSSPLRFSRPSRGEIRMRKTCSDSEQELEPHDEHCDASSSPGPEPVSPYSSRCEDRVRDRPSAEKKDDSVFSIRNHEKDKAESRHRKDTTDALTKDSDAGGISASKDTFSPLMVQTESPSHFSPGHLQSLALSGLHSQQFFNPLNAGSPLLFHPGQFAMAPGAFSAMGMGHLLASVSGLSGLENGSLSAQGTGGNPFPFHLSQHMLASQGIPMPPFGGLFPYPYTYMAAAAAAASASALPTASTSSPLSRNPFLASSXRPRLRFNPYQLPVSLSQSSGLLTTGLPSSLNPGSESSKPGSREASPAPEHHSKHKTGGSSGRDASPKTAMKDSVNELQSIQRLVSGLEGQRESPPTADSPK, via the exons ATGAGAGATCCAGTTTTCACAGGGACTGCAATGGCTTATCACCCTTTCCACGCACACCGGGCGACCGACTTCCCCATGTCCGCCTTCCTCGCGGCCGCGCAGCCTTCCTTCTTCCCGGCACTCAGCCTGCCTCCCGGGGCGCTCACCAAGCCCATGTCGGACCACGGCCTGGCCGGGGCAGCGGAGGCTGTGCTCCACCCGGCCCTCAGCCACCATCAGGCGGCTCATCTCCGCAGCATGAAGAGCCTGGAGcccgaggaggaggtggacgacGACCCCAAAGTTACACTGGAAGCCAAGGATCTTTGGGACCAGTTTCACAAACTCGGGACGGAGATGGTTATTACCAAGTCCGGACG gAGGATGTTCCCCCCGTTCAAAGTGCGGATAAACGGCCTCGATAAAAAAGCCAAATACATCCTGCTGATGGACATCGTGGCGGCGGACGACTGCCGCTACAAGTTCCACAACTCCCGCTGGATGGTGGCGGGCAAGGCCGACCCGGAGATGCCCAAGAGGATGTACATCCACCCGGACAGCCCGGCCACCGGCGAGCAGTGGATGGCCAAGCCTGTTGCGTTCCATAAACTCAAGCTGACCAACAACATCTCGGACAAACACGGATTT ACCATCCTGAACTCCATGCACAAGTACCAGCCGCGGTTC CACATCGTGAGGGCCAACGACATCCTGAAGCTACCCTACAGCACCTTCAGGACCTACGTGTTCCCGGAGACC GAGTTCGTGGCCGTGACGGCGTATCAGAACGACAAG ataACGCAGCTGAAGATCGAC AACAACCCTTTTGCGAAAGGATTCAGAGACACGGGGAacggaaggagagagaaaag gAAACAGCTGACCATGCCGTCGCTGCGGATGTATGAGGACCAGTGCAAGGCGGACCGGGAGGGCGCAGACTCGGACGCCTCCTCCAGTGATCCTCCAGCGGGCAGGGACACCGTCCACTCCCCGCTGGGCGACGGTTCCAGCCCGCTGAGGTTCAGCAGACCGAGTCGAGGTGAGATAAGA ATGAGGAAAACGTGCTCTGACAGcgagcaggagctggagcctCATGACGAGCACTGCGACGCCTCCAGCAGCCCAGGTCCTGAACCCGTGTCCCCCTACAGCTCCAGGTGTGAGGACCGCGTGCGGGACAGGCCTAGTGCAGAAAAGAAGGATGACTCCGTATTCAGTATAAGGAACCACGAGAAGGACAAAGCAGAGAGCAGGCACAGGAAGGACACCACAGATGCACTGACAAAGGACTCAGACGCAGGAGGCATTAGTGCCAGTAAGGACACGTTCTCTCCTCTCATGGTCCAGACTGAGAGCCCCTCGCACTTCAGCCCAGGCCACTTACAAAGCCTGGCTCTGTCTGGCCTGCACAGTCAGCAGTTCTTTAACCCTCTGAACGCCGGATCACCGCTGTTGTTTCACCCCGGGCAGTTTGCCATGGCCCCTGGAGCCTTTTCTGCTATGGGAATGGGCCATCTTTTGGCCTCTGTATCGGGACTTAGTGGTTTGGAAAATGGCAGCCTCTCCGCCCAGGGCACGGGAGGAAACCCCTTCCCCTTCCATCTGTCCCAGCACATGCTCGCCTCACAG GGCATCCCGATGCCTCCATTCGGGGGTCTTTTCCCGTACCCTTACACCTACATggcagcggctgcagcagcagcgtccgCCTCGGCCCTCCCCACCGCCAGCACCTCCAGCCCACTCTCCAGGAATCCCTTCCTGGCCTCGTC CCGGCCCCGGCTCCGCTTCAACCCTTACCAGCTCCCGGTGTCGCTGTCTCAGAGCTCCGGTCTGCTCACCACCGGCCTGCCCAGCAGCCTCAACCCAGGCTCTGAATCCTCCAAACCGGGCAGCAGAGAGGCCAGCCCGGCCCCGGAGCACCACAGCAAACACAAGACAGGAGGGTCAAGTGGAAGGGACGCATCCCCCAAAACCGCCATGAAGGACTCAGTGAATGAACTGCAAAGTATCCAGAGACTGGTGAGCGGCCTGGAGGGCCAGAGGGAGTCCCCCCCGACTGCTGACTCCCCCAAGTGA